GAATCATTATTGTTGGCGCGTTACTGCAAACTGAAGTCATTGGTGGCGATGAGATTACTCTCACCAGCATCATCGGTGCAGTGGCCGTCTTCTTAGCGTCAATTAATATTTTTGGTGGCTTCATGGTCACCCGTCGCATGCTTGAAATGTTCAAGAAAAAAGCCCCTAAAGCTGATGCGACTGGAACTAAATAAAAACTAGAACAAGATCTATACAGAGACCACAATCATGTCAAACATAACCGCGATTTCCTACCTCAT
This genomic stretch from Polynucleobacter corsicus harbors:
- a CDS encoding proton-translocating transhydrogenase family protein — protein: MDLAAFQSILTVQNITVFVLAIFVGYQVVWNVTPALHTPLMAVTNAISGIIIVGALLQTEVIGGDEITLTSIIGAVAVFLASINIFGGFMVTRRMLEMFKKKAPKADATGTK